One part of the Myxococcaceae bacterium genome encodes these proteins:
- the sctV gene encoding type III secretion system export apparatus subunit SctV codes for MGNLIDLLLQGNLGELFKRYSDICLAFLVVTVMTLLIVPVPTFLIDLLICTNISIALTMLLVALYVSDALHLSSFPTILLVTTLFRLGINVATARRILLDADAGTVITAFGEFTVQGNFIVGVVMFLLLMLINMLVIAKGSERVAEVAARFTLDAMPGKQMSIDADLRNGSIDLDTARKKRMDLGRESQLFGAMDGAMKFVKGDVIAGIIIFILNIVAGMSVGVLQKGMTVNEAIETYSILSIGDGLVSIIPALLMSVCAGLIVTRVNSGAEDSNLGQDIANQVLAQPKAFAIASAFITLVGQVPGLPRIPFTIIGLTVGGIAYALFRAQQPSYAGAVGASMADMEQIVSKREQKLEKEKKTALQKAKAQEGNTAKMMPVVTPISLEVASDLVPLVDDSSNFLAELIPTMRDGLFYELGIRFPGIRVRGSDASSGPGTYVVAINEIPVAVNTVDSRMCLVNDTPDRLKLLGIQATIAVNPANGVPCSWMPNAKQALAEQAGLTTWDAASYMVLHLSASLRKQAADFVGIQEVQNMLDQLEQAFPALVKEVIPKAVNLFQLTEILKRLVEEEISIRDLKTILQALAEWGPHESDPVLLTEQVRISMKRYMSHKFTGGQHTLVVYLLEPQLEETVSAGIQHGSAGGYLALEPEVTNDILTAIRKEISNLPATAQQPVILTPQEIRRYFRKLVEIEFPHLAVLSYQELSSDINIQPIARIGLG; via the coding sequence ATGGGTAACTTGATAGACCTTCTGCTTCAGGGCAATCTTGGTGAGCTCTTTAAGCGCTACTCGGATATCTGTTTAGCATTTTTAGTCGTGACGGTCATGACCCTGCTCATTGTGCCTGTTCCAACTTTTCTCATCGATTTGCTCATCTGCACCAATATTTCTATTGCCTTAACCATGCTTTTGGTGGCTCTCTATGTTTCCGATGCGCTGCATTTGTCTTCGTTTCCAACGATTTTGCTCGTAACAACTTTATTTCGTTTAGGGATTAACGTCGCAACCGCGCGACGCATTCTGCTCGATGCGGATGCAGGAACGGTGATTACGGCTTTTGGTGAGTTTACGGTGCAAGGGAACTTCATCGTGGGTGTCGTGATGTTTCTTTTATTGATGCTGATCAATATGCTGGTGATTGCCAAAGGCTCGGAACGTGTCGCAGAAGTGGCCGCACGATTCACCTTAGACGCTATGCCTGGCAAGCAAATGAGCATTGACGCGGATTTGCGAAACGGTTCGATTGATCTGGATACAGCGCGTAAAAAACGCATGGATCTGGGCCGAGAGAGTCAACTTTTCGGCGCCATGGACGGTGCCATGAAGTTTGTGAAAGGAGACGTTATTGCCGGGATTATTATCTTCATTCTGAATATCGTCGCAGGCATGAGCGTTGGTGTCCTGCAAAAGGGCATGACGGTGAATGAAGCCATCGAAACCTACTCGATTCTTTCCATTGGTGATGGACTGGTGAGCATTATACCCGCTTTGCTTATGTCGGTGTGCGCAGGCTTAATTGTGACACGCGTCAACTCTGGCGCCGAAGATTCCAATTTGGGTCAAGATATTGCGAATCAAGTTTTGGCTCAGCCCAAGGCCTTTGCCATTGCTTCTGCGTTTATTACCCTGGTTGGGCAAGTGCCCGGTTTGCCTCGTATTCCGTTCACGATTATAGGGCTTACGGTCGGTGGGATTGCGTACGCGCTATTTCGTGCACAGCAGCCTTCTTACGCGGGGGCTGTGGGTGCATCCATGGCAGATATGGAGCAAATTGTCTCCAAACGGGAGCAAAAGCTTGAAAAAGAGAAGAAAACAGCTTTGCAAAAAGCGAAGGCGCAAGAAGGCAATACCGCCAAAATGATGCCCGTTGTGACTCCCATTTCCCTGGAAGTCGCATCCGATCTGGTTCCGTTGGTCGATGACAGCTCAAACTTTTTGGCCGAGTTGATTCCCACGATGCGGGATGGTTTGTTTTACGAGCTAGGGATTCGATTTCCTGGAATCCGGGTACGCGGGAGCGATGCTTCCAGTGGGCCGGGGACTTATGTGGTTGCTATCAATGAGATCCCGGTAGCTGTGAATACGGTCGATTCCAGGATGTGCTTGGTCAATGATACACCCGATCGATTGAAACTGTTGGGAATCCAAGCAACGATAGCGGTGAACCCAGCTAATGGAGTGCCTTGTTCCTGGATGCCGAACGCTAAACAGGCATTGGCAGAACAGGCGGGTCTGACAACCTGGGACGCGGCGAGTTACATGGTCCTTCACCTTTCAGCTTCACTTCGAAAGCAAGCCGCTGATTTCGTTGGCATCCAAGAAGTTCAAAATATGCTGGACCAATTGGAACAAGCTTTCCCGGCTTTGGTGAAAGAAGTCATCCCCAAGGCGGTGAATCTATTTCAATTAACAGAGATTTTGAAGCGCCTGGTGGAAGAAGAAATCTCCATTCGAGATTTGAAAACCATCTTGCAGGCTTTGGCTGAATGGGGGCCTCACGAAAGCGATCCCGTACTCCTAACCGAGCAAGTAAGAATTTCGATGAAGCGTTATATGAGTCATAAGTTTACCGGAGGGCAACACACACTGGTTGTCTATCTGTTGGAGCCACAGCTGGAAGAAACGGTGAGTGCCGGAATTCAACATGGCTCTGCTGGAGGTTATTTGGCATTGGAACCCGAAGTCACAAACGATATCTTGACAGCCATTCGAAAAGAGATTTCAAATTTGCCTGCCACCGCGCAGCAACCCGTCATTTTGACTCCTCAAGAAATCCGGCGGTATTTTAGAAAATTGGTTGAGATTGAATTTCCGCATCTGGCGGTATTGAGTTATCAAGAATTGAGCTCGGATATCAATATTCAACCGATTGCTCGGATTGGCCTGGGCTAG
- a CDS encoding dihydrofolate reductase, which translates to MKKITLIAAMDKNRVIGFQGSLPWRLMSELQHFKEKTLGKPVIMGRKTFESLGGKTLVGREIRVVSHRGLSLEAALQSKCEAPELMIAGGGEIFRAALPFATHMILSTVEGEYPGDVFFPDFLASEWNLDREEPREGFCVRYYSRR; encoded by the coding sequence ATGAAAAAAATCACTCTCATTGCTGCGATGGATAAAAACCGCGTCATCGGTTTTCAAGGAAGTCTTCCTTGGCGATTGATGTCCGAACTTCAGCACTTTAAAGAAAAAACACTGGGTAAGCCTGTGATCATGGGCCGAAAAACCTTTGAATCTTTAGGGGGAAAGACTCTGGTTGGCCGAGAGATTCGGGTGGTATCCCATCGGGGTTTGTCCTTAGAAGCTGCGCTTCAATCTAAGTGTGAAGCACCTGAGCTGATGATTGCTGGAGGAGGAGAAATATTTCGAGCTGCTTTGCCGTTTGCAACCCATATGATCTTATCAACGGTTGAGGGAGAATACCCTGGAGACGTTTTCTTTCCTGATTTTTTAGCTTCGGAATGGAATCTCGATCGGGAAGAGCCACGAGAAGGTTTTTGTGTGAGATATTATTCCCGCAGATAA
- the trmD gene encoding tRNA (guanosine(37)-N1)-methyltransferase TrmD, producing MKFSLVALFPESTRSILNSSMIARAQRQGLVDVEEVPIRDFAKDKHKTVDDAPCGGGAGQILRVDVVVSALRSVLQEGTSTRIILTDPAGKQFKQADAKRLASYEHLVFVCGRYEGIDARIQHYVDESLSIGDYVLTGGELAALVMIDATLRHIPGVLGNPESLLEESHTEGIAKEYPQYTKPIEFEEHRVPEVLLSGNHALIQAFRSDRSHSE from the coding sequence ATGAAGTTTAGTTTAGTCGCGCTATTTCCAGAATCAACGCGTTCGATTTTGAACTCTTCCATGATAGCTCGGGCTCAACGGCAAGGTTTAGTCGATGTTGAAGAAGTTCCAATCCGAGATTTTGCCAAAGACAAGCATAAAACGGTTGATGATGCTCCTTGCGGGGGCGGAGCAGGTCAGATTTTGCGTGTGGACGTTGTTGTTTCGGCTTTACGTTCCGTGTTACAAGAAGGCACATCGACACGCATTATCTTAACGGATCCTGCTGGGAAGCAATTTAAGCAAGCCGACGCAAAACGCCTGGCTTCCTATGAGCACTTGGTGTTTGTTTGTGGGCGCTACGAAGGAATTGATGCTCGTATTCAGCATTATGTGGATGAGTCCTTGTCTATTGGAGACTACGTGCTGACTGGGGGAGAGCTTGCTGCTTTAGTCATGATCGATGCCACGCTTCGGCATATTCCAGGTGTCTTGGGAAATCCAGAATCGCTCTTGGAAGAATCGCATACCGAAGGCATTGCGAAAGAATACCCTCAGTATACCAAGCCGATTGAGTTTGAAGAACATCGAGTGCCTGAGGTTTTGCTGTCTGGAAATCATGCATTGATTCAGGCATTTCGATCGGATCGCAGTCACAGCGAGTAG
- a CDS encoding KH domain-containing protein, with amino-acid sequence MHYLVTSLVEHPEEVQIEEKQSEQDTTYAIHVSRADLGKVIGKKGRTAKAMRILISAFAAHQNRVIGLEIVEPPVEQKSDESVAA; translated from the coding sequence GTGCATTATCTCGTAACTTCTTTGGTGGAACACCCAGAAGAAGTTCAGATAGAAGAAAAGCAGTCAGAACAAGATACGACCTATGCTATTCATGTTTCCCGCGCTGATTTAGGGAAGGTCATTGGCAAAAAAGGCCGAACAGCAAAAGCCATGCGCATTTTGATTTCTGCTTTTGCTGCGCATCAAAATCGTGTGATTGGCTTAGAGATAGTGGAGCCTCCTGTTGAGCAAAAATCCGATGAATCCGTTGCCGCCTGA
- a CDS encoding thymidylate synthase: MQAYLDFLQHILLNGQTKEDRTGVGTRSVFGYQMRFDLSLGFPLVTTKQVHAKSIVHELLWFLKGETNIAYLQDNGIRIWNEWADSHGNLGPIYGHQWRNFGGVDQIAWLIHEIKTNPNSRRLIVSSWNPPDLPKMALAPCHTLFQFYVCEGKLSCQLYQRSGDAFLGVPFNIASYALLTHLVAQVCDLQVGEYIHTFGDAHIYSNHFEPVQIQLARAPLPLPALKLNAAVKDIFAFQFEDIEILSYQHHPRLSAPVAI; encoded by the coding sequence ATGCAAGCGTATTTGGATTTCCTTCAGCACATTCTTTTGAACGGCCAAACCAAAGAGGATCGAACTGGAGTCGGAACACGCAGTGTGTTCGGTTATCAAATGCGTTTCGATTTGAGCCTTGGGTTTCCTTTGGTCACGACCAAGCAAGTTCATGCGAAGTCAATCGTTCATGAGCTTCTTTGGTTTTTAAAGGGCGAGACCAATATTGCTTACTTGCAAGATAACGGTATCCGAATTTGGAACGAATGGGCGGATAGCCACGGAAATCTGGGGCCTATTTACGGTCATCAATGGCGGAATTTTGGAGGCGTAGATCAGATTGCCTGGCTGATTCATGAAATTAAGACCAATCCCAATTCGAGAAGGCTTATTGTTTCTTCTTGGAATCCTCCCGATTTGCCCAAAATGGCCTTAGCGCCTTGTCACACGCTTTTTCAGTTTTACGTTTGCGAGGGCAAGCTTTCTTGCCAGCTTTATCAACGAAGCGGCGATGCTTTCTTAGGGGTTCCATTTAACATTGCATCTTATGCATTGTTGACGCATTTGGTTGCTCAAGTTTGCGATCTTCAGGTTGGAGAGTATATTCATACCTTTGGAGATGCGCATATTTACTCCAATCATTTCGAGCCAGTGCAGATCCAATTAGCTCGAGCGCCATTGCCGTTGCCTGCATTGAAGCTCAATGCCGCAGTGAAAGATATTTTTGCTTTTCAGTTTGAAGATATCGAAATCCTAAGCTATCAGCATCATCCACGGCTATCGGCTCCGGTAGCGATATGA
- a CDS encoding sodium-translocating pyrophosphatase: MMNTYTLVLGCGALAVFYALLMVRSILAAPMGNEAMQKIALAIQEGAKAYLNRQYQMIALIGSILFIAIYALLGLYAGIGFLIGAILSGIAGYVGMNLSVRANVRTAEAARKGLQPALDIAFKSGAITGLLVVALGILGITGYYMVLRSYELETRTLLEALVALSFGASLISIFARLGGGIFTKGADVGADMVGKVEAGIPEDDPRNPAVIADNVGDNVGDCAGMAADLFETYVVTLVGTMLLAGTYFSGDQMEWMMAFPMIIGGACLLTSILGTFFVKLGRSQNIMGALYKGFAVTAVTSAIAIALICQCWLGLDTVLTTTHGTFTGLNLFYCCLTGLVVTGLIMRITEYYTMTNYRPVRSIAESSVTGHGTNIIQGIAVSMEATALPALVICAGILVSYQNAGLFGIAIAATTMLAVAGMIVALDAYGPVTDNAGGIAEMSNMPPEVRKTTDALDAVGNTTKAVTKGYAIGSAGFASLVLFAAFIEDARYYFPQHTLSFSLEDAYVMIGLFLGGLLPYLFGAMSMMAVGRAAQSVVLEVRRQFKEIPGIMDGTGKPDYGKAVDILTKKAIHEMILPSLLPVVAPVLVFFAMWGAVGQREALVTLGSMLLGLVVTGLFVGLSMTSGGGAWDNAKKYIEEGFFGGKGSEAHKAAVTGDTVGDPYKDTAGPAINPMIKIANIVALLLLAAVAKLG; encoded by the coding sequence ATGATGAATACCTATACCCTGGTTTTGGGCTGCGGGGCGCTTGCCGTCTTTTACGCCTTGTTGATGGTTCGATCGATTCTTGCGGCTCCCATGGGCAATGAAGCCATGCAAAAAATTGCCCTCGCCATTCAAGAAGGCGCAAAAGCTTATCTCAATCGTCAATATCAAATGATTGCTCTGATTGGATCGATCCTATTCATTGCCATCTACGCCCTGTTAGGTCTTTATGCTGGTATTGGATTTTTAATAGGTGCTATTTTATCGGGCATTGCTGGTTACGTCGGCATGAATTTGTCTGTGCGGGCCAATGTCCGAACCGCCGAAGCAGCGCGAAAAGGCCTGCAACCGGCTTTGGATATTGCTTTTAAATCGGGAGCCATTACCGGCTTGCTGGTCGTTGCCCTGGGAATTCTAGGAATCACGGGATACTACATGGTCCTGCGCTCCTACGAGCTTGAAACCCGTACACTTTTAGAGGCTTTGGTCGCTTTGAGCTTTGGCGCTTCTTTAATCTCTATTTTTGCTCGACTAGGCGGAGGAATCTTCACCAAAGGTGCAGACGTCGGAGCCGATATGGTGGGGAAAGTAGAAGCAGGAATTCCAGAAGATGACCCTCGAAACCCAGCGGTCATCGCAGACAACGTGGGAGACAACGTGGGAGACTGCGCGGGTATGGCAGCGGATCTCTTTGAAACCTATGTGGTGACTTTGGTAGGAACGATGTTGTTGGCGGGAACTTACTTTAGCGGCGACCAAATGGAATGGATGATGGCTTTCCCCATGATCATCGGCGGCGCTTGCTTGTTAACCTCCATTTTAGGAACCTTTTTTGTCAAACTTGGTCGTTCTCAAAACATCATGGGTGCCCTCTACAAAGGCTTCGCAGTGACCGCAGTCACCTCAGCGATTGCCATCGCTCTCATCTGCCAGTGCTGGTTAGGCCTGGATACTGTTTTGACAACCACTCATGGCACTTTCACCGGGCTCAATTTGTTCTATTGCTGCTTGACCGGTTTGGTTGTCACCGGGCTTATCATGCGCATTACCGAATACTACACGATGACGAACTATCGCCCAGTTCGAAGCATTGCTGAAAGCTCGGTCACCGGCCACGGTACGAACATCATTCAAGGGATTGCCGTTTCCATGGAAGCAACTGCCCTGCCCGCTCTTGTGATTTGCGCAGGTATTTTGGTTTCTTATCAAAACGCTGGATTATTCGGTATCGCCATAGCAGCCACCACCATGCTCGCAGTTGCCGGAATGATTGTCGCTCTCGATGCCTACGGTCCAGTCACTGATAACGCAGGCGGAATTGCCGAAATGTCCAACATGCCTCCGGAAGTCCGAAAAACGACGGATGCTTTGGACGCGGTTGGAAACACCACCAAAGCGGTGACCAAAGGCTATGCGATTGGTTCGGCGGGTTTTGCTTCGTTGGTTCTATTTGCAGCATTTATTGAAGATGCTCGCTATTACTTTCCTCAGCACACACTTTCGTTTTCGCTGGAAGATGCTTATGTCATGATTGGCCTGTTCTTAGGCGGTCTGCTGCCTTACTTGTTTGGTGCGATGAGCATGATGGCAGTTGGTCGAGCTGCCCAGTCGGTTGTTCTGGAAGTCCGTCGACAGTTTAAAGAAATCCCAGGCATCATGGATGGAACTGGAAAACCGGATTACGGTAAAGCAGTCGATATTTTGACCAAAAAAGCCATTCATGAAATGATCTTGCCAAGCTTGCTGCCGGTTGTCGCTCCGGTTCTGGTGTTCTTTGCCATGTGGGGTGCTGTCGGTCAGCGCGAAGCGCTAGTCACCCTGGGCTCAATGCTCTTGGGGCTTGTGGTCACAGGACTCTTTGTTGGGCTTTCCATGACTTCCGGTGGAGGCGCATGGGATAACGCTAAGAAGTACATTGAAGAAGGTTTCTTCGGAGGCAAAGGATCGGAAGCTCACAAAGCGGCCGTTACCGGCGATACCGTAGGCGATCCGTATAAAGACACAGCAGGACCTGCGATTAATCCAATGATCAAGATCGCCAATATTGTGGCTCTTTTGCTCTTAGCGGCAGTTGCGAAACTCGGCTAG
- the rimM gene encoding 16S rRNA processing protein RimM → MNPLPPDWVCLGKVGRAHGIEGALICRLFHPDGEVLRPGIELALVQREVRYLSIEQILPGARVRLRSIDTRTQAEQLVNSEIWVRRTDFPDLAQDEIYLADLVGFSALNLEGKILGVVSGFSDNRAQTLVELNGSFLVPFVKPILCSVDEKTRTIFLDYSDEV, encoded by the coding sequence ATGAATCCGTTGCCGCCTGATTGGGTCTGTCTAGGAAAAGTCGGACGAGCTCACGGTATTGAAGGGGCTCTTATTTGCCGCCTCTTTCATCCAGATGGGGAAGTTCTTCGACCCGGCATCGAGCTTGCTTTGGTGCAAAGGGAAGTTCGTTACTTGAGTATTGAACAGATTCTACCGGGAGCTCGTGTGCGTCTGCGGTCGATTGACACTCGCACTCAGGCAGAGCAGCTGGTCAACTCTGAAATATGGGTTCGTCGGACGGATTTTCCCGATTTAGCTCAAGATGAGATTTACTTGGCAGATCTCGTGGGATTTTCAGCCTTGAATCTCGAAGGAAAGATCTTGGGTGTTGTCTCGGGATTTAGCGATAATCGCGCGCAAACCCTTGTGGAATTGAATGGTAGCTTTTTGGTGCCTTTCGTAAAGCCAATTCTGTGTTCAGTGGATGAAAAAACGCGGACCATTTTTTTAGATTATTCGGATGAAGTTTAG